In the genome of Dunckerocampus dactyliophorus isolate RoL2022-P2 chromosome 6, RoL_Ddac_1.1, whole genome shotgun sequence, one region contains:
- the dctpp1 gene encoding glutamyl-tRNA(Gln) amidotransferase subunit B, mitochondrial, whose translation MMATNGKVLSDGGASHSAMNGSTTTDGTKLLTKEAGAPVERFTFSREPTVEDIRRMQAEFTDERDWNQFHQPRNLLLALVGEVGEVSELFQWKGEVAEGLPDWSETEREQLAHELSDVFIYLVELAEKCRVDLPQAVLRKMVLNRLKYPASKVHGSAKKYTEYKD comes from the coding sequence ATGATGGCTACGAACGGAAAGGTTTTGAGTGACGGTGGTGCTTCTCACTCAGCTATGAATGGAAGCACCACAACGGACGGTACCAAGCTACTGACGAAAGAAGCCGGTGCGCCGGTGGAGCGCTTCACCTTCAGccgagagcccaccgtggaggaCATCCGACGCATGCAAGCGGAGTTCACCGACGAGCGCGACTGGAACCAGTTCCACCAGCCCCGCAACCTGCTCCTGGCCTTGGTCGGCGAGGTAGGCGAGGTGTCGGAGCTGTTCCAGTGGAAGGGCGAGGTGGCAGAGGGCCTGCCGGACTGGAGCGAGACCGAGCGGGAGCAGCTCGCCCACGAACTCAGTGACGTGTTCATCTACCTTGTGGAGCTCGCCGAGAAGTGCCGAGTGGATCTTCCCCAGGCCGTGCTGCGCAAAATGGTCCTAAACAGACTCAAGTACCCCGCTAGCAAGGTGCACGGCTCGGCCAAGAAGTACACGGAATATAAAGACTGA